From the genome of Thermococcus chitonophagus, one region includes:
- a CDS encoding molybdenum cofactor biosynthesis protein MoaE: protein MGEKVGLFKKPKDFSLEEAINLVSSPESGGIVMFLGKVRNENHGRKVLKLIYEAYDDMALKEMARIREEAISRFPITDALIWHRVGELEVGENTILVVTAGKHRKEAFDACMWIVNEVKKRVPIWKREVTEEGEFWIEGNKLIPVSKE, encoded by the coding sequence ATGGGGGAGAAAGTGGGCCTATTCAAAAAGCCCAAAGATTTCAGCTTGGAAGAGGCCATTAATTTAGTATCTTCACCGGAAAGTGGTGGGATAGTGATGTTCCTTGGCAAGGTTAGGAATGAGAACCATGGAAGAAAAGTCTTGAAGTTGATTTATGAAGCCTACGATGATATGGCCTTGAAGGAGATGGCCAGAATTAGAGAGGAAGCAATCTCAAGGTTCCCAATAACCGATGCCCTAATATGGCATAGAGTTGGAGAGCTTGAGGTTGGGGAGAACACAATACTGGTTGTGACGGCCGGTAAGCACAGAAAAGAGGCTTTTGACGCCTGTATGTGGATTGTTAATGAAGTCAAGAAGAGGGTTCCCATATGGAAGAGGGAAGTTACCGAGGAAGGTGAATTCTGGATTGAGGGTAATAAGCTTATCCCCGTGTCAAAGGAATAA
- a CDS encoding tripartite tricarboxylate transporter permease, whose product MLELFLQMIKGVAFGTLTGLTPGLHVNSLSRLSLPVPTLFVMGLVHTFLDSIPSALFGVPDGDDTVPSLLPSHRIVLQGRFGELVRLSITASTIALILAVLTYPLYSLVAPLYRFEVGLVFIVFLSIFLIFSQRNKIGALMIFLFSGFLGYCAFNMPIRDPFYPLFTGLFALPLLIESYLNPPKEIKVEDSDLSIGILRVLKFSALGTFFGSLASLLPTLTAGQASLLGSKLTEDDLDYLTIIYSTNTAAYAFSLANLALTGKTRNGVMVAIGEVSTSELPYLYLLGISAALLVMVFAPRVAILLGKVAFRFYRKVIIAIILFLFALGYLYNGLPGVFLMLSSMFLGFLAPRWQVFRVTYMGVLMLPVLVESVI is encoded by the coding sequence ATGCTTGAACTCTTCCTGCAGATGATAAAAGGGGTTGCATTTGGCACCCTCACTGGTTTGACGCCCGGGTTGCATGTTAACTCCCTGAGCAGATTATCCCTTCCAGTCCCTACATTATTCGTGATGGGCTTGGTTCACACATTTCTTGATTCAATTCCTTCAGCACTATTTGGTGTCCCGGATGGTGACGACACTGTTCCTTCTCTCCTACCTTCTCACAGGATTGTCCTTCAAGGGAGGTTTGGAGAGCTGGTTAGACTGTCCATTACCGCAAGTACAATAGCCCTAATACTTGCGGTTTTAACTTATCCTCTATATTCGCTCGTCGCTCCTCTCTATAGGTTTGAGGTTGGATTAGTCTTTATAGTGTTCCTTTCCATCTTTCTCATTTTCTCTCAGAGGAACAAGATTGGTGCTCTCATGATATTTCTCTTCTCGGGGTTTCTGGGTTATTGTGCATTCAACATGCCCATTAGGGATCCATTTTATCCACTCTTTACCGGGCTTTTCGCACTTCCCCTCCTAATCGAGTCCTACTTAAATCCTCCAAAGGAGATAAAGGTTGAGGACTCAGATCTAAGTATTGGAATCCTGAGGGTGCTAAAATTCAGTGCTCTCGGAACTTTCTTTGGGTCTCTTGCTTCCCTTCTCCCCACGCTGACTGCCGGCCAAGCCTCACTTCTTGGATCTAAGCTGACGGAGGATGACCTTGACTATCTCACGATAATATACTCCACGAATACCGCAGCTTATGCCTTCTCACTTGCGAACCTCGCCCTCACAGGCAAGACCAGGAATGGTGTTATGGTGGCGATTGGTGAAGTATCAACTTCGGAGCTCCCCTACTTGTACCTCCTCGGGATTTCAGCGGCTCTGCTGGTTATGGTATTTGCCCCCAGGGTAGCAATTCTCTTGGGAAAGGTTGCGTTTAGGTTTTATAGGAAGGTCATCATAGCTATAATTCTTTTCTTGTTCGCCTTGGGCTACCTCTACAATGGACTTCCCGGGGTATTCCTAATGCTTTCATCGATGTTCCTGGGATTCCTTGCCCCAAGGTGGCAGGTTTTTAGGGTAACCTATATGGGAGTTCTCATGCTCCCCGTGCTCGTGGAAAGTGTTATTTAG
- a CDS encoding SPASM domain-containing protein, protein MEKTKALMYEIPVGRARITAIAKPPWTVVPHTGALERLILMIGRGKGVFSEVSFIPRSLGCIGNNRLVLYRDPLPLKKFRKVIDEFKSIAKEGEVYITNYDTIEDAIELANYAASKGLETYVTALSEDWDRIPGNREFKVIGEVLYNEIKSIDNLDKVDILLVMVTYPQYRELLREGIDFGGEVWVDILYPGSLRALNFNPLDVRKVVNPTSITYNNCMSGLVAVTPEGFVTPCPLLRKFIVGDVSRESLRSIVKKQRLKKFWKLTKDNIDPCKTCSLRYVCHDCRALEYQATGDIFGMEFCPL, encoded by the coding sequence ATGGAGAAAACAAAGGCTCTTATGTATGAAATCCCTGTGGGTAGGGCGAGAATAACGGCAATAGCTAAGCCACCATGGACTGTAGTCCCCCATACTGGAGCCCTCGAAAGGTTAATTCTCATGATAGGTCGGGGAAAGGGTGTTTTTTCTGAGGTATCTTTCATACCGAGAAGCCTTGGTTGTATTGGAAATAACAGGCTTGTACTGTATAGGGATCCCCTCCCACTTAAGAAGTTTAGAAAGGTCATTGACGAATTCAAAAGTATCGCTAAAGAGGGTGAAGTGTACATAACAAACTACGACACCATTGAAGATGCTATAGAACTTGCTAATTATGCTGCCTCTAAAGGTCTTGAAACGTACGTGACAGCTTTAAGTGAGGATTGGGACAGGATTCCCGGAAACAGGGAGTTTAAGGTGATAGGGGAAGTACTTTACAATGAAATCAAAAGTATTGACAACTTGGATAAGGTTGATATCCTTTTAGTTATGGTGACTTATCCTCAGTACAGGGAGCTTTTAAGGGAAGGCATAGATTTTGGGGGAGAAGTATGGGTTGATATATTATATCCTGGTTCCTTAAGAGCTCTGAATTTTAACCCTCTAGATGTCAGAAAGGTTGTCAATCCAACCTCGATAACTTATAATAACTGTATGTCTGGTTTGGTTGCAGTGACACCTGAAGGGTTCGTCACTCCGTGTCCACTTCTCAGGAAGTTTATCGTAGGGGATGTGAGTAGGGAAAGCCTGAGAAGTATAGTGAAGAAGCAGAGATTAAAGAAATTCTGGAAATTAACTAAGGATAACATAGATCCATGCAAGACCTGTTCATTGAGATATGTTTGCCATGACTGCAGAGCGTTGGAGTACCAAGCTACTGGAGACATATTCGGTATGGAATTTTGTCCATTATAA
- a CDS encoding aldolase — protein MRNVKAKLVYYSRLAHKKGLTGSFGGNISVKVKDYIFIKATGSVMEEMSYSQVAVMKIDGSIVSAIRPSSEYRLHLSVYRNREDVRAVVHLHPPYSITLSMFEREVPMLTPEAQLYLSKVPVLPFKPAGSEDLARQVSEAMKNYDAVVLERHGIVTVGRTLREAFYKAELVEEVSRLWYQKFIASRE, from the coding sequence ATGAGGAACGTTAAAGCTAAGCTCGTCTATTACTCAAGGCTTGCCCACAAGAAGGGGTTGACTGGCTCTTTTGGAGGAAATATAAGCGTTAAGGTCAAAGATTACATCTTCATCAAGGCAACTGGTTCCGTGATGGAGGAAATGAGCTATTCTCAAGTTGCTGTAATGAAAATTGATGGTTCCATTGTTTCGGCTATACGACCTTCATCCGAGTACAGGCTCCACCTTAGTGTCTATAGGAACAGGGAAGATGTAAGGGCCGTCGTTCACCTTCATCCTCCTTACTCTATTACCCTCTCCATGTTCGAGAGGGAAGTTCCCATGCTGACTCCGGAGGCCCAGCTTTACCTTTCAAAGGTTCCAGTTCTGCCTTTCAAACCTGCGGGCAGTGAAGACCTCGCTAGGCAGGTAAGTGAGGCCATGAAGAATTATGATGCTGTAGTCCTCGAAAGGCACGGGATAGTTACCGTGGGTAGAACTTTGAGGGAGGCCTTTTACAAGGCGGAGCTCGTCGAGGAAGTTTCAAGGCTGTGGTACCAAAAGTTTATAGCCTCTCGAGAGTAA
- a CDS encoding ATPase domain-containing protein, with amino-acid sequence MGYQPIRRVKSGIPGFDELIEGGFPEGTTVLLTGGTGTGKTTFAAQFIYKGAEEYGEPGVFVTLEERAKDLRREMAAFGWDFEKYEKEGMIAIVDGVSATAGLPSEERFVLEDRFNIDNFLRYIYRVVKAINAKRLVIDSIPSIALRLEEERKIREVLLKLNTILLEMGVTTILTTEAPDPQHGKISRYGIEEFIARGVIVLDLQERNIELKRYILIRKMRETRHSMKKYPFEIGPNGVVVYPSGEIY; translated from the coding sequence ATGGGTTATCAACCTATCCGGAGAGTTAAAAGTGGTATCCCTGGCTTTGATGAGCTCATTGAGGGGGGGTTTCCAGAGGGTACTACCGTCCTTCTCACTGGTGGTACTGGAACGGGTAAAACAACGTTTGCAGCCCAGTTTATCTACAAAGGGGCCGAAGAATATGGAGAGCCTGGGGTATTCGTTACGCTAGAGGAGAGGGCTAAGGATCTCAGAAGAGAAATGGCTGCCTTTGGATGGGATTTCGAGAAGTATGAGAAAGAAGGGATGATCGCGATAGTTGATGGTGTTAGCGCTACTGCTGGCTTGCCGAGCGAAGAGAGATTTGTCCTTGAGGATAGGTTTAACATAGATAACTTCCTGAGGTATATTTATAGGGTAGTCAAGGCTATAAATGCTAAGAGACTTGTTATCGATTCAATACCATCAATTGCTCTCAGATTAGAAGAAGAAAGAAAAATTAGAGAGGTTTTGCTAAAATTGAACACTATTCTTCTCGAGATGGGTGTCACAACTATACTTACAACTGAAGCTCCGGATCCGCAGCATGGTAAAATAAGCAGGTATGGAATAGAGGAATTCATTGCTAGGGGAGTTATAGTGTTAGATCTTCAAGAGAGAAACATAGAGCTAAAGAGATATATCCTAATTAGGAAGATGCGTGAGACGAGGCATTCAATGAAGAAGTATCCGTTCGAAATTGGTCCTAATGGAGTCGTTGTCTACCCAAGCGGAGAAATCTATTGA
- a CDS encoding NAD(P)/FAD-dependent oxidoreductase has translation MKYDVVVVGSGVAGPIVARNVAKAGFSVLLVDKKPAIGTPKQCAEGINVNIFKEFDIPYDRRFINREIYGARIYSPSGYTAELRYKEVSGVILERKVFDKMLAYYAAKAGAEVLARTEVVDVLRDGGRIVGVKAKHEGEPLEIKADVIVAADGVESTVARKAGINTYAPPHEFDSAYEYEMLIEGYDPDLIHLWFGNEIAPRGYVWVFPKDEDRANVGIGINSDNEKTAKYYLDKWLKENNIPRNKILEVNVGLVPVGGFVRELVKDNVLVVGDAARQVNPVHGGGMYEAMKAATIAAKWIVEALKEENMELLKNYTKEWWETEGPKMEKLLRLRRAMEKLTDEDIDVFVQLLGGTDLEKLASGNYFEVVKALMKHPKVLMSKRRLEILKALI, from the coding sequence ATGAAGTACGATGTCGTCGTCGTTGGTTCGGGCGTTGCCGGTCCCATCGTTGCTAGGAACGTGGCTAAAGCTGGTTTCTCCGTTCTCTTGGTCGATAAAAAGCCTGCGATTGGAACCCCGAAGCAGTGTGCTGAGGGAATAAACGTTAACATCTTTAAAGAGTTCGACATCCCCTACGATAGGAGGTTCATCAATAGGGAGATTTATGGGGCAAGAATTTACTCTCCAAGCGGCTACACCGCGGAGCTTAGGTACAAAGAGGTCAGTGGGGTTATACTTGAGAGGAAGGTTTTTGACAAGATGCTCGCTTATTATGCGGCCAAGGCTGGTGCTGAGGTTCTCGCTAGAACCGAGGTAGTTGACGTTCTGAGGGATGGCGGTAGGATAGTTGGCGTGAAAGCCAAGCATGAGGGCGAGCCCTTGGAGATTAAAGCAGATGTAATAGTTGCAGCTGACGGCGTTGAGAGTACCGTGGCGAGAAAGGCTGGAATAAACACATACGCTCCTCCACACGAGTTCGATTCCGCCTACGAATACGAAATGCTGATAGAGGGCTACGACCCCGACCTCATACACCTCTGGTTCGGCAACGAGATAGCCCCGAGAGGTTACGTCTGGGTCTTCCCCAAGGACGAAGATAGGGCCAATGTAGGCATTGGCATAAACTCGGACAATGAGAAAACTGCAAAGTACTACCTTGACAAGTGGCTTAAGGAGAACAACATCCCCAGGAACAAGATCCTTGAGGTCAACGTTGGCCTAGTTCCAGTTGGGGGATTTGTTAGGGAGTTAGTTAAAGACAATGTTCTCGTGGTTGGGGATGCGGCGAGGCAGGTAAATCCCGTCCACGGTGGCGGGATGTATGAGGCAATGAAGGCCGCAACTATAGCGGCAAAGTGGATCGTTGAGGCTTTAAAGGAGGAGAACATGGAGTTGCTCAAGAACTACACGAAGGAGTGGTGGGAGACAGAGGGGCCGAAGATGGAGAAGTTGCTAAGGCTTAGGAGGGCAATGGAGAAGCTTACGGATGAGGACATAGACGTGTTCGTTCAGCTGCTGGGCGGAACTGATTTAGAAAAGCTAGCTAGCGGAAACTACTTCGAGGTTGTTAAGGCCTTAATGAAGCATCCAAAAGTGTTAATGAGCAAGAGAAGGCTGGAAATCCTCAAGGCTCTAATATGA
- a CDS encoding zinc ribbon domain-containing protein has product MDVYEPIMGAFPIAKKLWRKIIENKGLPSPDAVGKMLESIGLEKLFLGKGLGVFRNNFVIALLIPRENMIAVDFVSATGDLSDALELIAYYDREIDCYVVEIIPANELEYEENLGVEPVIIDAKTFELKSYPVLGEFKQGKKTIILKVDSETYKLWKESGKLNVCPVCGGELRWRGKRAVCTDCGIEVVVDEER; this is encoded by the coding sequence ATGGATGTCTACGAACCGATAATGGGGGCTTTTCCAATAGCCAAGAAGCTCTGGAGGAAAATAATTGAGAACAAAGGTCTTCCATCTCCTGACGCTGTAGGCAAGATGCTGGAGAGTATAGGGTTGGAGAAGCTGTTTCTGGGGAAAGGATTGGGAGTTTTTAGGAACAACTTCGTTATAGCCCTTTTAATTCCCAGGGAGAACATGATAGCTGTTGACTTCGTATCCGCCACGGGGGATTTAAGCGATGCCCTCGAGTTAATAGCATATTATGACCGGGAGATAGATTGTTATGTGGTTGAGATAATCCCTGCAAATGAGCTCGAGTACGAAGAAAACCTCGGAGTTGAACCCGTTATAATTGACGCGAAAACCTTCGAGCTTAAGAGCTACCCGGTGCTCGGTGAGTTCAAGCAGGGGAAGAAGACCATAATCCTAAAGGTTGACAGCGAAACTTACAAGCTCTGGAAGGAAAGCGGGAAGCTCAACGTCTGCCCTGTGTGCGGTGGGGAGCTTAGGTGGAGGGGGAAGAGAGCTGTCTGCACAGACTGCGGTATAGAGGTGGTTGTCGATGAGGAACGTTAA
- a CDS encoding NAD+ synthase gives MRALNYNAAIDRIVQFIKEKASPGVVIGISGGVDSATTAYLAVKALGKEKVLGLIMPYYENQDVEDAKLVTESLGIEYKIINIKSIVDAFQNSLNIDLDRKSLGNIMARTRMIILYAHANSLGRIVLGTSNRSEFLTGYFTKWGDGASDYAPLINLYKTEVWQIAKRIGVPERIVKKKPTAGLWEGQTDEGELGISYKLLDEILWRLVDLKMPKEEIANELSIPVERVEHVEKLVKGSEHKRRLPQGPSFEDLILEP, from the coding sequence ATGAGGGCACTAAACTATAATGCCGCGATAGATAGGATAGTCCAGTTCATCAAAGAGAAGGCCAGCCCAGGGGTAGTTATAGGAATAAGCGGAGGAGTTGACAGTGCTACAACAGCATACCTTGCCGTAAAGGCCTTAGGGAAAGAGAAGGTTCTAGGCCTAATAATGCCATACTATGAAAACCAAGATGTTGAGGACGCAAAGCTGGTTACCGAGTCCCTTGGGATAGAGTACAAGATCATTAACATTAAGAGCATTGTAGATGCCTTTCAGAACTCCCTAAACATCGATCTCGATAGGAAATCCCTGGGCAACATAATGGCCAGGACGAGAATGATAATACTGTACGCACACGCAAACTCCCTGGGTAGGATAGTCCTAGGAACGAGCAATAGGAGCGAATTCCTAACTGGTTACTTCACGAAGTGGGGAGATGGAGCCAGCGATTATGCTCCGCTCATAAACCTATACAAAACTGAAGTCTGGCAAATAGCCAAGAGAATCGGTGTCCCCGAAAGGATAGTCAAGAAAAAGCCAACGGCCGGACTTTGGGAGGGACAAACGGATGAGGGAGAGCTCGGAATAAGCTACAAACTTCTAGATGAGATCCTCTGGAGATTAGTTGATCTGAAAATGCCAAAAGAAGAAATTGCGAATGAGCTCAGCATCCCTGTGGAAAGGGTAGAGCATGTGGAAAAACTTGTAAAGGGCAGCGAGCACAAGAGAAGGCTACCCCAGGGGCCAAGCTTCGAAGATCTCATATTAGAGCCTTGA
- a CDS encoding DNA-binding protein, with the protein MRPLNIALVLASLAFLGLANIVSNVEPVDIMEAEEGKLVEFTGVCAYSSDGFSILTDGKFSVPVFSDLEVGEVYRVIGVYRGRGIKPRRIESGDMELEEIEGAYWVDYYPSILTPKKIKLKFELSGVEQGEIVRVRGVFFGSKLVPVEYRVVGNLTYPKDGYPFKFRGVVLYGGNPGVILWKNRSVRVYLKDNFTLIPGRVVEVFGITRVAGGIIVYASHFRDTGSANVSEKPNIGEIAESECRIIQKLENRVKLECLDLPLSNVTGRIGDKVKFKALRRFSDYLCLDCTLYPREDLGNMICSPEVGKAGKVSGVVESVKEVRGRIIAQVRHGDCKILLKLKPDVKVKVGDEVEAFGVFSTYYRKPILVVEGEEDICLNSSCR; encoded by the coding sequence ATGCGACCACTTAACATTGCACTAGTATTAGCGAGTTTAGCGTTCTTGGGCCTTGCCAATATAGTCTCAAACGTAGAACCTGTTGACATAATGGAAGCGGAGGAGGGTAAACTAGTTGAGTTTACTGGCGTCTGTGCATATTCCTCTGATGGATTTAGCATATTAACCGATGGAAAGTTCTCAGTCCCCGTTTTTTCTGATCTTGAAGTTGGAGAAGTATATAGGGTTATTGGAGTGTACAGGGGACGCGGGATAAAGCCCAGGAGAATAGAGAGTGGTGATATGGAGCTCGAGGAGATTGAAGGAGCATATTGGGTTGATTACTATCCTTCAATTCTAACTCCGAAGAAAATTAAGCTTAAATTTGAGCTTTCTGGAGTAGAACAGGGTGAAATTGTTAGGGTTAGAGGGGTTTTCTTTGGAAGCAAACTTGTCCCAGTTGAATACCGTGTAGTTGGGAATTTAACATACCCAAAGGATGGCTATCCCTTCAAGTTTAGGGGCGTCGTTCTATATGGAGGTAACCCTGGGGTGATATTGTGGAAAAATAGGAGTGTGAGGGTATATCTGAAGGACAATTTCACATTAATCCCCGGGAGAGTCGTTGAAGTTTTTGGGATAACTAGGGTTGCAGGCGGGATAATAGTGTATGCTTCCCATTTCAGGGACACTGGAAGTGCTAATGTTTCAGAAAAGCCCAACATAGGAGAAATTGCGGAGAGTGAATGTAGGATAATTCAGAAACTGGAAAATAGAGTCAAGCTAGAGTGTCTAGATTTACCGCTTTCTAACGTTACGGGGAGAATAGGGGATAAAGTAAAGTTCAAGGCCCTAAGGAGGTTCTCTGACTATTTGTGCTTGGATTGTACCCTATATCCTAGGGAAGACCTTGGCAACATGATATGTAGCCCTGAGGTTGGAAAAGCTGGAAAGGTTTCTGGAGTCGTTGAGAGTGTAAAAGAAGTTAGGGGAAGAATAATAGCTCAAGTTAGGCATGGGGATTGCAAAATACTCCTTAAATTAAAGCCAGATGTTAAGGTTAAGGTCGGGGATGAGGTTGAAGCGTTTGGCGTGTTTTCTACCTATTACAGGAAGCCAATACTGGTAGTTGAGGGGGAGGAAGATATATGCTTGAACTCTTCCTGCAGATGA
- a CDS encoding tetratricopeptide repeat protein, with amino-acid sequence MEAEKIVEALKEGRLEEAKALLTKKIDVLSDEELKEVLEVAERKAREYEDLELYKIVVYYYAEFLGVDKIAEFEDLARKKGFEGLLELADLYSLLGFPEKALDIYREAIEEETDPEKLGEAYFGIATIHEELQEYDKALEVIKKAIENLEKANNREKLLRAKIYEGYLTFEAGDKVKAKERLARLLPEVPKGELKSQIHLAFEEIFEDEENYEAAMQECLYALLEAKGTDFFDVAFDGLIDLIWQLMLEDDFEEIYNSMPMFKAAIPEFEDFFEGVRRIALYKDGKVGREEVSEIITKVKDERLVSILEFLGEAEL; translated from the coding sequence ATGGAAGCCGAGAAAATAGTGGAAGCATTGAAAGAGGGAAGATTAGAGGAGGCAAAAGCCCTGCTAACCAAAAAAATAGATGTGCTTAGCGATGAGGAGCTAAAAGAAGTGTTAGAGGTGGCAGAAAGGAAGGCAAGGGAATACGAAGACCTAGAGTTATACAAAATCGTGGTATATTATTATGCGGAGTTCCTTGGAGTTGATAAGATTGCAGAATTCGAGGATCTCGCAAGAAAGAAGGGTTTTGAAGGATTACTTGAACTTGCAGATCTCTATAGTCTGCTGGGCTTTCCAGAGAAGGCCCTAGATATTTACAGAGAGGCCATTGAAGAAGAAACTGACCCAGAAAAGCTCGGAGAAGCATACTTTGGGATTGCAACGATTCATGAAGAGCTCCAAGAATATGACAAGGCCCTAGAGGTCATAAAAAAGGCCATTGAGAATCTTGAGAAAGCCAACAACAGGGAAAAGCTACTCAGGGCTAAAATCTATGAAGGCTACTTAACTTTTGAAGCGGGAGACAAGGTTAAAGCCAAAGAGAGGCTCGCAAGGTTATTACCAGAAGTCCCAAAGGGGGAATTAAAATCTCAGATTCACCTAGCCTTTGAGGAGATATTTGAGGACGAAGAAAACTATGAAGCCGCAATGCAGGAGTGCTTATATGCCCTTTTAGAGGCCAAAGGGACGGACTTCTTTGATGTCGCTTTCGACGGCCTCATAGATTTAATCTGGCAACTCATGCTGGAGGATGACTTTGAGGAGATATACAATTCCATGCCCATGTTCAAGGCCGCAATTCCAGAGTTTGAAGACTTCTTTGAAGGGGTTAGGAGAATAGCCTTGTACAAGGACGGAAAAGTAGGAAGGGAAGAGGTAAGCGAGATAATAACCAAGGTGAAAGATGAAAGGCTAGTTTCCATTCTAGAATTCCTGGGGGAGGCTGAGCTATGA
- the priS gene encoding DNA primase catalytic subunit PriS produces the protein MLLREVTKEERSRFYKEEWNAKDIPDFIMNTLEYREFGFDHTGEGPSDRKNRYFDLRDLEDYIKATSPYAIYSSVALYEKPEKMEGWLGAEVVFDIDAKDLPLKRCDHEPGTVCPICLNDAKELAKDTLIILKEELGFENVHVVYSGRGYHIRVLDEWAMKLDSKARERILAFVSASEIEDASEFRKLLIEKRGWFVLNHSYPRVFRLRFGYFILRVKFPHLRNIGIRRDIAEKIINSKEEIYRGFVRNAILASFPEGVGVETLAKLFALSTRFSKAYFDGRVTVDIKRILRLPSTLHSKVGLIAKYVGTTEREVMKFNPFRHAVPKFRKKEVREAYKKWWEELDEARGL, from the coding sequence ATGCTCCTAAGGGAGGTAACAAAGGAAGAGAGGAGTAGATTCTATAAAGAGGAGTGGAATGCCAAAGATATACCAGATTTCATAATGAATACTCTGGAATATAGAGAATTTGGATTTGACCATACCGGAGAAGGTCCCAGCGATAGAAAGAACAGGTATTTTGACTTAAGAGACTTAGAAGACTATATCAAGGCAACCTCACCCTACGCTATCTACTCCAGCGTGGCCCTATACGAAAAACCTGAAAAAATGGAGGGATGGCTTGGAGCGGAAGTTGTGTTCGATATAGACGCAAAAGACCTACCACTAAAAAGGTGCGATCATGAACCTGGGACTGTCTGTCCTATATGCCTCAACGATGCAAAAGAGCTCGCTAAGGATACCCTTATTATATTAAAAGAAGAATTAGGGTTCGAAAATGTCCACGTTGTGTACTCCGGGAGGGGATATCACATAAGGGTTCTCGATGAGTGGGCGATGAAGCTTGACTCAAAGGCAAGGGAGAGGATATTAGCCTTCGTTTCTGCCAGCGAAATTGAGGATGCATCAGAATTCAGAAAACTTTTGATTGAAAAGAGGGGATGGTTCGTCCTAAACCATTCCTATCCCAGGGTTTTCAGGCTCAGGTTCGGATACTTCATATTAAGAGTGAAGTTCCCACACCTTAGGAACATAGGAATTAGAAGGGACATTGCTGAGAAAATAATCAACTCAAAAGAGGAGATTTATAGAGGATTCGTCCGAAACGCTATTCTAGCTTCATTCCCTGAGGGAGTTGGAGTTGAAACTCTGGCAAAGCTCTTTGCGCTCTCAACGAGGTTCTCAAAAGCATACTTCGATGGGAGGGTTACGGTTGATATAAAGAGGATACTAAGACTACCCTCAACTCTGCACTCCAAAGTAGGATTAATTGCGAAGTACGTAGGGACAACTGAAAGAGAGGTTATGAAATTCAATCCTTTTAGACATGCCGTTCCAAAATTCAGGAAGAAAGAAGTAAGAGAAGCTTACAAGAAGTGGTGGGAAGAGTTAGATGAGGCGAGGGGGCTATAG
- a CDS encoding RAD55 family ATPase, giving the protein MFENGEEKIEKVVERIPTGIIDDLISGGIPRGSVVLLIGDPKAGKSTFLTQFAFNQLKAGIPVIGVLIDVSKYEFISNALDFGWEFMPFLDEKMILLDAYSQRLRKAPKFSFDETVIADLSDTTRLLDAIKDTTLKILSTTHADKIVGFISSMTPVFFETSRKEIYKFLEELREFAHRNRQVWVLEMNSGIEEPYVEMMVKAIVDGIIELKLMEEGKTLRRYLRIYGMRRTAHRLDWIEYNITSEGIKLLP; this is encoded by the coding sequence ATGTTCGAGAATGGGGAAGAGAAAATTGAAAAGGTAGTTGAGAGAATCCCTACTGGAATAATAGATGATTTGATAAGTGGTGGTATACCGAGGGGGAGTGTTGTTCTTTTGATAGGAGATCCTAAGGCCGGTAAAAGTACTTTCTTAACGCAATTTGCTTTTAACCAACTTAAGGCAGGCATACCTGTAATTGGAGTTTTAATTGACGTGTCAAAATATGAATTCATAAGCAATGCTCTCGACTTTGGCTGGGAGTTCATGCCCTTCTTGGATGAAAAGATGATACTTCTTGATGCATATAGTCAAAGGTTGAGAAAGGCTCCTAAATTTTCATTTGATGAGACTGTGATAGCCGATCTAAGCGACACTACCAGACTGCTTGATGCAATCAAAGATACAACGCTCAAGATACTTTCAACTACACATGCGGATAAGATAGTGGGGTTTATATCTTCCATGACGCCTGTTTTCTTTGAAACTTCAAGAAAAGAAATATACAAATTCTTAGAAGAGTTGAGGGAGTTCGCTCACAGAAATAGACAAGTTTGGGTTCTCGAAATGAATTCTGGAATTGAGGAACCATATGTTGAGATGATGGTTAAGGCAATAGTTGATGGGATTATCGAGCTTAAACTAATGGAGGAGGGTAAGACTCTGAGGAGATATCTTAGGATTTATGGGATGAGGAGAACGGCTCATAGGCTTGATTGGATCGAGTATAATATAACCTCGGAAGGTATTAAATTATTACCATAA